The following proteins come from a genomic window of Pocillopora verrucosa isolate sample1 chromosome 6, ASM3666991v2, whole genome shotgun sequence:
- the LOC131783581 gene encoding uncharacterized protein produces the protein MRSSSMRNVLRLLDHIGSVLSVLALVLIYNHVTKKHEIGELKRLQNLWQKEVSTKSSAPQDDNKKIMGKIAVQVWSNVCGGKLSNLLNSPFFPRFYDELYFISNTKIQLNRSNYGQRAFGYLHPPETGYYKFVLYSDDGSEFWFGSNESLASLKLAASVAMRDHVGSAPVGEIRFDSQISDDFLLERGNKYPLEIIHLQGTDADFVELHWIRPGKHYLEVITSKYISHSAESRLVSQIEFSKASSDSQLKVTKPYLVSFLTDSTVERTLPTCSYTLPTATMPNVPRFHGYKAIQEIIRVTNNDRKWQDNVEAKLVVNLFMAGLEKVFPKKYFVERILTLERMATKQENNAVLYFLEIELSCDALDYTERVAEYVYLQKNEVGKNSQEKGVQLCYPRDLGWKKEISIHLIIAVDREGQRLHRFIERVEQIVRESLEVDFQLVIVHSGKSGLDVETTLQGTSLQKYKVEKLNGEFSLTRAINSGVGLVRSSQSIVLTSDVHTDLPADIFENCRKHCIEGKMIFAPVLFGLNCGAYPAEPHGSWDDRGYQTIGIYKSDWDRLGGMDKGTADHLAAWDLMDRILSSGLHVARLKTENLFRLFYPKPRDLNVT, from the exons ATGAGATCTTCAAGTATGAGAAATGTGCTCCGACTTCTGGATCATATCGGCAGCGTTCTCTCCGTTCTGGCTTTAGTGTTGATTTACAACCATGTCACAAAGAAGCACGAAATAGGCGAGTTGAAAAGATTACAGAACCTATGGCAGAAAGAGGTTTCAACAAAATCTTCGGCACCACAAGATGACAATAAGAAAATTATGGGAAAAATAGCAGTTCAAGTTTGGTCAAACGTTTGTGGCggaaaattgtcaaatttgctTAACTCTCCTTTCTTTCCACGGTTTTACGACGAGTTATACTTCATTTCAAACACGAAGATTCAGTTAAATCGAAGCAACTATGGCCAGCGTGCATTCGGTTATTTACATCCACCAGAAACCGGTTATTACAAGTTTGTCCTATATTCCGATGATGGATCAGAGTTCTGGTTTGGTTCAAATGAAAGCTTGGCGAGTTTAAAACTTGCTGCGAGCGTGGCCATGCGTGATCACGTAGGAAGCGCTCCTGTCGGCGAAATTCGCTTCGATTCACAGATTTCCGATGATTTTCTGCTCGAAAGGGGAAATAAATACCCCCTGGAGATTATTCATCTTCAAGGCACCGACGCTGATTTTGTGGAATTGCACTGGATTCGACCTGGGAAACATTATTTGGAGGTCATAACATCGAAGTACATTTCGCATTCTGCAGAATCGCGCCTCGTATCTCAAATTGAGTTTTCGAAGGCTTCATCGGATAGCCAATTAAAAGTTACAAAGCCTTATCTCGTCTCGTTCCTCACGGACAGTACTGTGGAACGCACGCTTCCCACGTGCAGCTATACGCTTCCAACCGCGACTATGCCGAATGTACCCCGTTTCCATGGATACAAAGCTATTCAAGAAATAATCAGAGTAACTAATAATGACCGGAAATGGCAGGATAACGTGGAAGCAAAGTTGGTGGTAAATCTTTTTATGGCAGGACTCGAAAAAGTTTTCCCAAA AAAGTACTTCGTCGAGAGAATTCTTACCCTCGAGCGTATGGCAACAAAACAAGAGAACAATGCTGTTCTTTATTTTCTTGAGATAGAATTAAGCTGTGATGCTTTAGATTACACAGAAAGAGTCGCAGAGTATGTCTATTTACAAAAGAACGAAGTTGGTAAAAACTCACAAGAGAAGGGCGTGCAACTTTGTTATCCGAGGGATCTGGGCTGGAAGAAGgaaatttcaattcatttgatTATTGCTGTTGATCGTGAAGGTCAACGGCTGCATCGTTTTATTGAAAGAGTGGAACAAATCGTGCGAGAGAGCTTAGAGGTCGATTTTCAGTTGGTGATTGTTCACTCTGGAAAATCGGGCTTAGACGTCGAGACGACTCTGCAAGGCACTTCGTTGCAGAAGTACAAGGTTGAAAAATTGAACGGGGAGTTCTCTTTGACGCGCGCCATTAATTCTGGAGTAGGACTGGTGCGGAGTTCACAGAGTATTGTTCTAACTAGTGACGTTCATACGGATTTGCCAGcggatatttttgaaaattgtcgAAAG CACTGCATAGAAGGGAAGATGATATTTGCACCAGTCCTTTTCGGCTTGAACTGTGGGGCATATCCTGCTGAACCGCATGGATCATGGGATGACCGGGGTTACCAAACGATCGGCATTTACAAGAGCGACTGGGATCGGCTTGGAG GAATGGATAAAGGAACAGCAGATCATTTAGCCGCCTGGGACCTAATGGATCGCATTTTATCCAGCGGTTTGCACGTGGCACGTTTGAAGACTGAAAATCTGTTTCGCTTGTTTTATCCCAAGCCACGTGATTTAAACGTAACATAG
- the LOC131783545 gene encoding zinc transporter ZIP12: MSITRVILQGCGAETVIFFLSVLSSAVICPALGRYCKDAITVLIALGAACLTGDAIFHLLPHALSQHHDHDAGATESTHSVLLWRSFLVVCSIYSFYLFHLFFQVMEGSHSHSHTTSPDPLENKGLLEAETKAKREQSAAKINKTLIGTILVGEVLHTSCDGIAIGAAFSKSSGDGLSTTLAVLFHEIPHAVGDFAIFVSSGLRFREALGLLCFCYLCSYAGILVGATLSASLNMTPWIFAVIAGMFLYVALAEMVPEMFASITSRSDKKRRVIFLQNLGLLLGFAIMMTLAVFEETIRTSLQ; encoded by the exons ATGTCCATTACCAGAG TTATTCTTCAGGGATGCGGAGCAGAGACTGTCATTTTCTTCTTGTCTGTGCTGTCATCAGCTGTTATATGTCCCGCCCTTGGTAGATATTGTAAAGACGCAATCACAGTGCTCATCGCTCTTGGAGCTGCTTGTCTCACCGGCGACGCGATCTTCCACCTCTTGCCGCAC GCATTATCTCAACATCACGACCATGACGCTGGTGCTACAGAATCTACTCATAGCGTACTTTTATGGCGTTCCTTCTTGGTTGTGTGCAGTATTTATTCCTTCTACCTattccatcttttttttcaagttatggAG GGTAGTCACTCTCACTCTCATACTACGTCACCTGATCCACTTGAGAACAAGGGCCTGCTAGAGGCAGAAACCAAAGCCAAGCGAGAGCAGTCTGCGGCCAAAATTAACAAAACGCTCATAGGAACGATATTAGTGGGTGAAGTACTACACACATCGTGCGATGGAATAGCTATAGGAGCAGCTTTCTCAAAATCATCAGGGGACGGACTCAGTACGACACTAGCTGTGTTATTTCATGAAATACCGCACGCAGTAG GTGATTTTGCCATCTTTGTCTCGTCTGGTCTGCGTTTCCGCGAGGCCCTGGGTCTGTTATGTTTCTGTTACCTATGCTCATACGCGGGCATACTTGTAGGAGCGACCCTAAGCGCCAGTCTGAATATGACGCCCTGGATATTTGCCGTCATAGCAGGAATGTTTCTTTACGTAGCACTGGCAGAAATG GTTCCAGAGATGTTCGCCAGCATAACATCAAGATCTGATAAAAAACGGCGAGTTATATTTCTACAAAACCTTGGACTTTTGCTCGGATTTGCTATAATGATGACGTTAGCCGTTTTTGAAGAAACGATAAGGACATCGTTGCAGTAG